The genomic interval GCTCGTCGAGCTCCGCGGTGCCGAGCTCGTCGGGGATCGTCTGGCGCAGCGCCCGGTACGCCCCGCTGAGGTAGCGCAGCACGAGCCCCTCCGAGCGGGCCAGGCCGTAGGCGGCGACGAGCTCGGTGAAGCTGCGGCCCGACTCCCACATGTCGCGGACCACGGACTTCGGGGAGAGGTCGGACTCGCGCAGCCACGGTCGCGTCTCGCGGTAGGCGCGCAGCGCGTCGCGCAGGCCCTCCCCGAGCGGCTGCGGGTAGGTGACCTCCTCCAGCAGCGCCATGCGCTCCTCGTACTCGATTCCCTCCTCCTTCATCGCGGCGATCGCCTCGCCGCGCGCCTTCCCGGCCTGCGCTTTCAGCACCGGGAACGGGTCGTCGAGGATCGCCTCGACGACCGAGACGAGGTCCAGCGAGTAGGTCTCCTCGTCGGGATCCAGCAGCGTGAACGCGTGCAGCGCGAACGACGCGAGCGGCTGGTTGAGCGCGAAGTCCTCCTGGAGATCGACGGCCAGGCGCAGCGTGCGGCCGTCCTCGTCGGGTTCGGGCAGCCACTCGAGCACGCCGGCGGCGAGCAGCTCGTCGCCGAGCGCGACGGCCTGCTCGAGCAGGCGCGCGCGACCACGCTCGTCCTCGTGGTTGTCGGTCACGAGGGCGCGCATCGCCTCGATCGGGTCGGCCGGCTGGTGGACGACGTTGAGGATCGTGGAGTGGTCGACGCGCAGCTTGGACTGCAGCGGCTCGGGTGCGGCCTCCCGCAGCCGGTCGAACGTCTCCTCGGTCCAGGAGATCTCGCCCTCCGCCGGCTTCTTCGTCTGGACCTTGCGGCGCTTCTTCGGGTCGTCCCCCGCCTTCTGCAGCGCCCGGTACCGCTCGATCACGTGGTCGGGGGCCTGCACGACCACGGTGCCCGCGGTGTCGAACCCGGCGCGGCCCGCGCGCCCGGCGATCTGGTGGTACTCGCGCGCCTTCAGCAGCCGTGACTTCGTGCCGTCGTACTTCGCGAGGCTCGTGAGGACCACGGTGCGGATCGGGACGTTGATCCCGACCCCGAGCGTGTCGGTGCCGCAGATGACCTTCAGCAGCCCCTGCTGCGCGAGCTGCTCGACGAGCCGCCGGTAGCGCGGCAGCATCCCCGCGTGGTGGACGCCGATGCCGCCCCGCACGAGCTTCGACAGCGTCCGGCCGAAGCCCGCGGTGAAGCGGAACGCGCCGAGCTCGTCGGCGATCGCGTCGCGCTCCTCGCGGCTGCAGAGCTTCGCCGACAGGAGCGCCTGGGCGCGCTCCATCGCGGCGGCCTGCGTGAAGTGCACGACGTAGATCGGGGCCTGGTCCTCGGCGACGAGGTCCTCGAGCAGCTCGTGCAGCGGCTCCAGCGACCAGCGGTGCGTCAGCGGCACGGGCCGCGGCGCGTCGGCGATCAGCGCGGTCTCGCGGCCGGTGCGGCGCGTGAGGTCGTCGGCGATGGCGCGGACGTCACCGAGCGTCGCGGACATCAGCAGGAACTGCGCGTCGGGGAGCGTCAGCAGCGGCACCTGCCACGCCCAGCCACGCTGCCCGTCGGCGTAGAAGTGGAACTCGTCCATCACGACCTGTCCGACGTCCGCTCCCGCGCCCTCGCGCAGCGCGATGTTCGCGAGCACCTCGGCGGTGCAGCAGATCACCGGGGCGTCGGCGTTGACCGACGCGTCACCGGTGAGCATCCCGACGTTCTCGGCCCCGAAGGTCCGGCACAGCGCGAAGAACTTCTCCGACACGAGCGCCTTGATCGGGGCGGTGTAGAACGTACGCCGGTCCTCGGCGAGGGCGGCGGCGTGCGCGGCGACCGCCACGAGCGACTTGCCCGAGCCCGTCGGTGTGGAGAGGACGACGTTCGCGCCGCTGAACAGCTCGATCGCGGCCTCGTCCTGGTGGGGGTAGAGCTCCAGGCCCTCGTCCGCCGCCCAGGCGGTGAAGGCGTCGTAGAGCGCGTCGGGGGTCGGCTCGTCGGGGAGCGCGTCGAGCAGCGTCACGCGGACGGCTCGGGGCGTGGACGGCGCGGGGTCGGGCTGGGTGGGGTCGGGCGGACCACGTCCCGCACCGTACCGACCGCCACCGGCGGGACGGGTCCGGGAGCCGGCCGCGGCTACGCCGCCAGGCGCAGATGGCGGCGCCGCCGCCGGCGCGCGGCGGGCAGCGGGACGC from Paraconexibacter algicola carries:
- a CDS encoding DEAD/DEAH box helicase; the encoded protein is MTLLDALPDEPTPDALYDAFTAWAADEGLELYPHQDEAAIELFSGANVVLSTPTGSGKSLVAVAAHAAALAEDRRTFYTAPIKALVSEKFFALCRTFGAENVGMLTGDASVNADAPVICCTAEVLANIALREGAGADVGQVVMDEFHFYADGQRGWAWQVPLLTLPDAQFLLMSATLGDVRAIADDLTRRTGRETALIADAPRPVPLTHRWSLEPLHELLEDLVAEDQAPIYVVHFTQAAAMERAQALLSAKLCSREERDAIADELGAFRFTAGFGRTLSKLVRGGIGVHHAGMLPRYRRLVEQLAQQGLLKVICGTDTLGVGINVPIRTVVLTSLAKYDGTKSRLLKAREYHQIAGRAGRAGFDTAGTVVVQAPDHVIERYRALQKAGDDPKKRRKVQTKKPAEGEISWTEETFDRLREAAPEPLQSKLRVDHSTILNVVHQPADPIEAMRALVTDNHEDERGRARLLEQAVALGDELLAAGVLEWLPEPDEDGRTLRLAVDLQEDFALNQPLASFALHAFTLLDPDEETYSLDLVSVVEAILDDPFPVLKAQAGKARGEAIAAMKEEGIEYEERMALLEEVTYPQPLGEGLRDALRAYRETRPWLRESDLSPKSVVRDMWESGRSFTELVAAYGLARSEGLVLRYLSGAYRALRQTIPDELGTAELDELIDWLGETVRQTDSSLLDEWEALTDPDAVERAAAGAPAPPPRPITGNERAFTRMVRNALFQRVQLIARDDADGLAALEAAAGQLTDPPTRPTVTRADFAAGLDALWEEYEWIETGPDARSPELLLVTRGPQEWEVRQILLDPDANQDFSLLVRVDLDASDLAGEPVVRTVAFGRT